The following proteins are co-located in the Solanum pennellii chromosome 1, SPENNV200 genome:
- the LOC107011505 gene encoding zinc finger CCHC domain-containing protein 10 has product MASSKNEESGAQDAAERIKAQALSAAKGLSRAQAERAATAAARNVNAYGQKEEGPSRWQERKEAKRQMYLMSTEKQVRLGERKDKPSGSTLGAASQCQKCFQAGHWTYECKNERVYISRPSRTQQLKNPKLRMKVSASYDLENPDIEKEMKSEKPVKKSKRKHKSDTESGTDSEASVFESGSEASSVTGSDYSSGESDSSDSSSTDSEEERRRKRKNKKKKQQKKRRHRKYSSTSESSDSYSDSESDSEGRTSRKKSSKRHNKKR; this is encoded by the coding sequence ATGGCATCCTCTAAGAATGAAGAAAGTGGTGCTCAGGATGCAGCAGAACGGATTAAGGCTCAGGCCTTGTCAGCTGCAAAAGGTTTGAGTCGGGCTCAGGCTGAGCGTGCTGCTACTGCTGCTGCGAGAAATGTCAATGCATATGGCCAAAAGGAAGAAGGACCCAGTCGATGGCAGGAAAGAAAAGAAGCAAAGAGACAGATGTATTTAATGAGTACTGAGAAACAGGTGCGACTGGGTGAAAGGAAAGACAAGCCTTCAGGTTCCACTCTTGGTGCAGCTTCACAATGTCAGAAATGTTTCCAGGCAGGGCATTGGACTTACGAGTGCAAGAATGAGAGGGTGTACATATCACGACCATCTCGCACGCAGCAGCTGAAAAATCCAAAGTTGAGGATGAAAGTTTCAGCATCTTATGATCTAGAAAACCCAGATATTGAGAAGGAGATGAAGAGTGAAAAACCTGTGAAGAAGAGTAAGAGGAAGCATAAGTCGGATACAGAGTCAGGGACTGATAGTGAGGCTTCTGTGTTTGAATCTGGCAGTGAGGCGTCATCAGTCACAGGGTCAGATTATTCTTCTGGGGAAAGTGACTCAAGCGATAGTTCTTCAACTGATTCAGAGGAAGagaggaggaggaagaggaagaacaagaagaagaagcagcAGAAGAAGAGGAGACACCGGAAATACAGCTCAACATCTGAGTCCTCTGATTCATACTCAGATTCCGAGTCTGATTCTGAAGGGAGGACTAGCCGTAAGAAGAGCAGCAAGAGGCATAACAAAAAGCGGTGA